The window GTGGTGCACTTCAGTGCTCTGTGCTAAAGCGGAAATGAAGCATCACATGCACCATGCCCACCTCGGATCCGGGTTCCTGGGGGTAGAGGAAGTCTATTGTGCCTTTTAATAGACTGAACTACACAGCTTCCGAGCCTGAGCCCCGGCATCCTGGCACTTTGTTTGCCGGCAAACATTTGTGCAGCTTATTAATATGCACGCCCCGCACCTTCCTCGTTAAGATTAGCTGGAAATGCAGGTGTGGCCTCCGATTTTCGCTTCGGCCACTCCGGCAATCGACAAATTTTATCTTCCAGGCTAAGCCGAAAAGTTTTTACTTCTCTCCGGTGCGTATCGAAAAGTCGTTAGTAAGCTGACCGCAGAAAGATGTGAGGCGAAAGTGCAGTCGGACATCGCAGTGGGCTCAGTTGAAACTTCAGGTCTTTCGTCTCAGTCGCAATCGGAGCAAAAAATGTCCAACTTTGCCCTAAGACTTGCACTTAGCCCGCACAAAAGTTTCCCAGCCATGGCCCAACTTTTTCCACTGAGCTGCCGCTGAAGCCTTGGCTAACACCGAGGTTGAGGCTGAAACTGAAGCTGTAGCCAAGCCCTAAGTAGATTTGTGGACCTCGGCATATGTCTCAGTTCCGAGGGTGGCGCTCCATAAGTAACTGCATAATAGGGTTAATAATTATGGTAGTCTGGGAAGCAAGAGTCTGGAATGATCAAATTTATGAAAGTGGAATCACAGAGCTCCCTCGACTAGCTTCCCGTGATATTTATGATTTGATTAAGCTCTAGTGACTGGGAGTGATGAGGAATTCTTGGAGTAAGTCATGTGACAGAAGGTGAGAAactataatatattatatccTCTTGTTTCCATAAAAAGAGTGGCATGCCtttaatataaaaactaaGTATTGCAAATAAATTATACCAGATTACTCCCCTGGTGACTACCATTTTCTTAAAACTATTCAATGGGTGCccacatggcgtatacttATTCCGGAGAGCACCCTTTTCATCCTTCCCGCCACCATTAATCATCAAAGCAGTACAAGCTGTAGAACACATGGAGTTATAGATTTGTCTGACGCCCACGCACCCTATCCCCCCACCCAccggaaaatcaaattaagcTAAAATTAAACGCAACaagaaacacaaacacaaactaTGAATGCAATCGGGGATTGCCCGACGTCCTATGTACGCTTTACATACACTGGCAttcgtttattttttggcaaacATACAACATATGCGTCCCGTTGACAAATAAAGTTTACAGATATGGCCATGGGGGCGGTGAGGGGGAAAACTGACACACGGAGGAGCGGAGGAAAAACGAAAAGCGGAAAACTGAGGGGGCAAGCAAAGAGAAATGGCAACGCACACGAGTAAACAATGGGCCACCAAAGGGCGAGCAGATGGTTTGGCGGCCAAAGAAATTGTCGAGGTGGAGCGACTCCCCAATGAAATAGTTTATGGTAAACCGCAATGCGAAAAATGTCACCTCCTGGCAAAAATGAGCATGCCGAAGGAGTGGGGctgggaaatggaaatggcagTAGAGATGGAAGATTCCGATGGAGTCTCCGAGCGGAGTGGAGCATCCAACTGGCTAAACAAGTGCGGAAGTTGTTTGCGTTTGCCGCTGGCAAAGGCCAACCGGAAGCGGCCTATTGGGCAATGGCAGTGACAGCAGTCGCCTGTCGCCACACACCGGAAATGAGTCAACTTGGCTGCCACATGGGGCGTGAAAGAAGTCGTCGCCGACTGACAATATCCGACACCAAAAACGGAGCTTGGAGTATGGATTGGAACAccagataaaaataaatatttaaaaattctatAAATGACCCAAAAAGGGTTAATTCATTTATTTGGCTTAGGCTATTGACTTAACTAGGTTGAAGTGGCTTACTAAAGTGGGACTGTTGGCAGTCCCGTTCCCTGAGACGAGTAGCACCTGTAGgattttttgattcttttgctATTCTctaaactaaatattttggGGGCTTATGGCCCTCGGAGGGGCGGCTCTGTGAAGGCACCATTTCGAGATTGACAGCGATCGGCGTCCGCTTCCGTGGGCACCACATCCTTGGTCACGGCCAGCAATTTATCCAGAGGGCACTGGAAATCACAGCCAGGCAGGACTAGTTTCTGGGCAGGAGCCTTGGGATCGTTGCGGAAGTAGATCTCCACCCAGTAGTCACCGGTCGTCTTGTTCTTGTGCAGCTCAAAGAGAATCATCGAGGAGTAGCGGGGCAGTTGGCGCTCCCATACTTTCAGGGCCGAAAGGATATTCACGACCGTGGAATCGTGTCCTGTGTAAATGAATAGCTTCCTGCTGCTGGGCTTCAGAGTTCCGTTTCGCTTCGCCTGCATTTCgtcaaacatttttttgagGAACGGCCCGCCCTTGATCTTCTGCATCTCCGGAGTATAGACGTTATAGATATAGCTCTGCTCGGCCAGGAATTGCAACTTCTCTGGGAAATACGAGTGCGTCCACTCGGGCAGCTCGAGGCCCCATTCCTGTTCCGCCAGCAGGGTCAAATAGAGGGACTGTACATCTTCGGGCTCTTTGAAGGGCAGTCCCGTGAGCTCTTCCAGTTCCTTGAACATTTCCAGGTACGGTTCGATTTCCGCCTTCACCTCCGGAAGTTCGTAGACCTCGTTCAGTGCCTCGAAATATCGCGGACATGGAGTTCGCACCAGAAGTAGCTGGAGAGAGGTATGTAGATGttgtaatttaataaaatgaataaaataatcaatatccCTAACCTAATCGAACGATTTGATTAATCATTTCAGATTtgatatcaagtatacgcaccGTATCCTGATTGAGCTCCTGGGAGAAGACAGGTATGGGCTGCCAATTAAACCGACTGTTCCACTCCATGTCGGTTCCTTTTGGTGGAAAGAAGGCGGCCAGAACGGTCTGCATGGTCATGTGAGTCCTTGGCACCCCCGTCGCCTGGGCATAGACCGACTATGGAGGTAAAAGCCGAAGAAAGCGGAGAGCGGCGAACGGAGAAAGCGGCGAAAGTAGAAGGGCGAAAAAGAGCAGAAGGAATTGAGTGATGAGCCGGGCGCGCTTGAGCTTTGCAATTTGTAAACGTCCGCACTATCAGGCAACCGACCCACGGACGTGTTGGTGTCgatacacagagagaaaatgtTTAAGATAGTATTTGAATAGTATTTTTGGAATAGTATTTGACAGTTTAAAGACTTTAAATCCTagaaaaatcatttttaagcaagaaaaaataatttaaataattttctctCTGTGCATAGTGTTATGTTGTGCGCCGTGTTGGTTCGTTAGTGACTGCTTACTCACATCGGGACTGTAGTGGGGCGCCAGAAATTTGCCATAACGCTTACGCAGCCAAGTACCAATGTTGAACAGCTCGCGTTTGCCATTCTGGAGCGTTGATTTATTGCATGGCATGAGCGGATGGCACGTGAGACAACACCAGAGGAACGGCACGGAACGGGGTATCCGAGAAAGCAGAAATTCAGAGCAAAGTCCGAGGCAGCGGCAGAGACAGAGATGGAGAAAAGtgttataaaataataaatgccTTGCATTTTTGCAATTGCATAAACATATGCATGTGTATATGTTAATGCAGCTATACCAGTCACCGTCGTCCCCTCTTACCCCAGCCCTTAATCCACATCCCCCCgcctaacacacacacatatgtacCCGTCCCACTGCAGTTCCAGCAAAAcatttgcatttcaatttatttaaatgctCTGCTGGCTAAGAAGGACTCCGGGGGATGAGAGGAAATAGTAgggttcctttttttttggggagggAGAATTTGGGGCTAGATGACGAGGCAAAAGTTTTCACTGCACAACTTTTTCTCTACTCACATTTGTTATTTGTCCCCAGCCAAATGGATAGTAGGTCTCATTTACATATGGATCCTTTGGATACGTATCCGCCGGCGTTCGTGGTCCGTGTCGGAATACCTGAAGTTTAgcaattacaatttttattagtCAAGCGGATTCACCACATGCTCAGGCAATATGCATATAGGAATAGCGTGTATTTTTGTCTCAGACGATCGGCAATCAGAAACACTTTAATTAGCCGACAGACAGTGGGCACTTTAGAGGGCAGtgtttaaatgatttatttctTCTTAAGGGGTTAGAAGGGTTATGTAATAGCTTAGATAGATActgttaaaaatatattacacCTGAAGAAACATAAGAATTGAGATATTTAAGGTTCTTAACGTAATTCCTAAAAATAACCACCATCTgaataccttttttttaaatcataaaaCCTCACacaatatattttctttttttaaactttaagcCATAaaatgtaatgcctttaatcaTAAAAGGTTAAATCAGCACGCGAATTCCATATGATTTATTTATGCGCATACGAGGCTCGTGCGACCCGATCAACACATCGTATTATTTTTGCGGAAGTACGTATTCTAAATCAAACACCCCACTGATAAGATGGCGTCTCATTGGAAGGTCAGCTTTGAAATCTGGATTGAACTATCTGCCCGTCTATCTCTGAAACAAAATTCATTTTCACGACTGTGGTAAATGGGTTTCCAGTTCATCAATCGTATGCCAGCGGGgctcaaacaaaaaacaaacaaaatcagCAAACAAAAGTGCGTCGcagttttataatttaattttacgaTTCGTTGCGGAcaggtttgttttttgtttttcgtgcAAACTGTAATTTGGAAGCCGGTTTTTCGTTTTggctttattttaatttctgatttgtaattaatttttttcctcgTGTTTTTGGAAGATGTATTGTGTGTTGATGTAAGCCTCAACAAAATCGTCttaaagtaaaagttattttcgatgaatatttaaattatgcgGGCTAATACTGGTTTATTCAAATTACTTTGATATCTTTTAATTAGAGAATTTTAACAAGACCCTTAATGACATAAAAACTTGATTAATGTTTTTGGTCAATTTAGGAATTATTCTAAACTTTTTTGGACTGGTTCTGCAGCCGTTTCAAACACATTTTAGCCAAGGTCAAGCGAAGCTTTTTGTAAGCAAATCACTTTAAacagaaattaacaaaaaatgtatatatattttagcttGAGAAATATTTTCCGCCTGGCTGCACTtgattgttttctttttatccAAGTGTTATTTACagcaattttttatatgcatattatttaattgatttagaATCGGAAAGTGGATAGGCTAAAACAACTGATTCAACACAGCCAAGAGTTCTGGAAATAcctcattaattttttataaaaaaaaagttcactTTCCGTTAAACAAGTCTTATCTGTTAACTAACCGACGTGCTACTAAATTATACTACAATTAATTTTTACACCAGCCTACAAAAGCAAGCAAAAAATATGCCTGCGTTAGCACATTGGCTTAATATGTTTATAAACATTTGCTTTATCAACagaatgttttgtttttttcgccCTGCCAACGTAAATGTCAATGCCAGGGAGTTTCTCCATGGCGTATACACAATTTTTTGACTGAATTCAGTAATATGTGTTATCAGctgtattttttattcatataattgtttttttcctCGTAAAGACGAGATCTGCTGAGTATGAACTATTATTTGAAGTGTTAATTGTTATGCTAGTTTTTTATGATATGTAATATCTCGCTAAAAATTGTTACTTTGTGCCTGGATTGCTATTTTGTAGACTGGCTTTTTGTATCACGATTGTTGAAGtggatttaaatttagttatgCTTTCAAGCTTTATgggattttaaaatatatattcgaGACTTTATTTATTAATGATTGAAATTAGTTGTATATATAGATCATTTGTagattaaacaaaatattttcagacatTCAAAAATATAATGTTTCTACACTTGCAGAAATTTGTCATTAATTTTTGTCGTTACTTTAATgtgtttcataaaaaaatcattcactacttttatgtatttttagaTCTTTTAGCAACACTTCACTTTCTATATGCTGAATAAAAATCACCACTTTACCGGAGAGTGTAATTGCCTCCGAAGTTACGTCCGTACAgctgttttttgtttcggATCGCAGAATTACTAACTTACCACATGCAGCAGCTCGAGCGTGGATTTATCAGTCCCGGGATCGTAGAGCTTGGCCGTAGACTCCATCGTAGAATGGGCGAAGCACCAGATCAGCACCGCCGATGCAATTAATCCGCCCGTCATCGCTAGACAATGCCTTCTAGTGAAATGTGAACGCGGCATTTTGGTGGACCTTTTATATACCCGTAGTATTCTCGGATTCTCCGACtcggttttggctttgattttacagctcttgtttttttggtCGTTTTGAGGAGCTGGCCAACAGATCTCGAGACAGATCAGAGACTAACTTGTTATATTCGCTCTTTGCTTTATcgttatatattttatttctgttttgtttactttttgtGGGTCTATTAATTATGCCAAAGGGAACTGGTTTCTTCTGGCAATacgtttaatttatttcattaaatttcgTTGGTTTTTCTTAGTGTACTAGGCACCTCCTATCTTCTATTTTACTTCGGGGCAAACCCTAAATATTTCAATGTTATTCTTTCGATAGCCGAATCGGAGGTCTTCGCACGCGACTGTCTTTGGGTAGTATCGCCGGTAAAATACTACTGAACCATATCATTGCAAAAAAGTCGTCGAATAGTCAAAACGAAATGAGTGTATGACTCTTTTATCGTTCCATTATCACCAAAATGCTTTCGTCACCGTCGctcttttatttattagtattattgttattgttattgtagGTGGAAAAATGTCTATTGTATGTGTGTTTGAACGACCAACCGACCAAGCGACCGACCGATTGTTGAGAAGCTATAGAAGCCTGCCTATATAGCCCTGGTGACACCGACTACAATGCCGAAGCGTTTGAAGCGTTTTTAAACGCGGCCGCGACTTTTAATTTATATGAACTCTCGGATTTGCTCCGCTTATTACTTGATTTGagttcttttttttcgtttttttcctGGAGAATACCAGTACCGTCGaagctgccgctgccgctgaaGCCACCACCCCCCTGTTTCTGACACCAAATATATTTGTCATCGAAATTGCGTATGCACTGGAGGTAATAAATCGTACTGCTTCTCGACCGCTCATTATGCTAATTTAACATTATCCATATTGTGGCTGCTGGGTTTCGTTGTTTAATTGCcgaaattatttgaaaatatcgcATTTCGGGGCTTGGCTGGCTTTGGTTTATGGTTTCGTCATAGTCCGGAAGCTTTTGTTTAAAAGTAAATTACAAATCACACACTGCCCTTttgtttgaatttatttttcgcCTTATATGATTTACTTCCGAATCGACTGAGTGGAGCCCCAAATGCCAACTGTTCGACTTTAAGTGAAGCTTGTCGCATTTTATAAGATGGATGGAGCAACCAAGGGAGAGGGTCGATCAAGATGTAATatggttttgtttttcaagGGCTAAAAAAACGGAGTTTGGGTAGATATTACGAGTGTTTTGagaaatatacaaaaaaagtTAACTGAATTTTTAGTTTACTAAAAATCCATTAATCATAAATGTAATTTtcttatttccattttttatttattgaataagaTTATCTAAGACACTAACTTCATATTGAAAACTAGACTTAAGCCTGAAAGTATGCCTACAAAAAATGTTTGTTCTATCATAGAACTTTTATGTCTTGACTAacattcttaaaaaaaagttctTTGAAAATAAACCCAGAcctatatttatttatttatttctctctTTCGCCATTGATTATTTGAATCTTACATGGCTACTATACAATCTATCTTACATACTACTTAAGAAATGCCTAACCAATGAGACCCTAAACGCTTGTTTATCTGAGCCCCACTTAGTTCGGAGGCTAGGCggcaaagtattaaaaaatgataatgccCTATCAATAGGCTCATTCAAAAGGTAATTGGCCCTACGACAAGcaatccgaaagggagcaaacgAGCGAAGATCCCTCTGGGGCACATTGAAGTTTATAAGCTCCAATAACATGGGGCAATCAATGCTGCTAATTACTAAGTTATTAATGAAAGTTAAAGCTGCCACAGTGCGCCGATCCTCAAGTGTACATATGTGGAGGAGAAGGCACCGGCTGTGATATGAGGGTAGAGGATCCACAAACCTTAAAGGGAGaagtgcaaattttaaaaattttttctgcaaccgctcaactctatttgaacttattttatttgcgggGCTCCAAATAATAGAGGCATATAAATTTATaggcatatatttattttatattataatcCTCAAACTTCTAAAACTGCCCTTTCCTCTAAAACAATCTATATAGCTTCTCAAAGTTCAATATACAATTAAAAATGGGATAACTAGATCTTATCCTCCAACACGCCAATCTATTAAAAAGCAATTTGCTAATTACATGAAATagctttatatatttatttttgttatataATCTTAATACTGCACACTGGACAATTAATCACAGAGTTATAGACTTCAATGGTAAGTAATCTTTGCTCCATTCAAAGTCCTTTTCGGTTTGCACAAATCCTTGTAAGGAGCATCTGGTAGAACGTCCTTAGTTAGTTCCACTAACTTTGAGATCGGACACTGCTTCTCACAGCCGGGTATTTGGAGCTGCTTCGGTTCTTGGTCTGGATCATTTTGGAAGTACAGCTCCAGGAAATACTCTCCAGTTTCTTCCTTCTGATGAAGCTCAAAGGCGATTAGAGCTGAAAAACGTGGCATTTGCCCCTCCCAGACATCCAAAGCCGAAAGGATGTTAGAGATGGTCCAGTCGTGACCGCAGGATATGAACATTCTCCTGTCAGCTGGCTTCAGCTTTCCAGAAATCTTTGATTGGATTTGATTCAACAGAAATTCTATGAAGTATCCGCCTTTAAGTTTCCTCATTTCGGCGGTGTAGGCATCGTAAACATAAGAAAGAGCTGCCAATGGAAGCATCTTTTCAGGATAATAATCCTTAGTCCACTCTGGTAACTTTAAGCCATAGGTTTGCTCGGTTTGCAgggaaatgaaaatattgGTCACATCATGTGCGTGGGTCACATTCAGGCCGGTGAAGTCACTTAGTTCTTGCAGTAACTGGGAGTTTTCTTCATGGATTTTCTTCACCTCCGGCAGATCAAATATCTCCAGGACAGCTTCGTCGTAACGGGGACAAGAAGCCTTCATCCTAATGcgctataaaaaataaatatttaaagattagTAAATAGTTAGCTAAGaacaataaataatttcttaCCAGGTCAGTTTCCTCGGGTTCCATAAAAATGGGAATCGGCTGCCAGTTGAGCATAAGGTTCCACTCCAGGGGCGTGTTTTCCGGGGGAAAGAGGCCAGCCAGCACCATCTGGAGAGACATCATGGTGCGTGGTGACTCCGAAGATTGGGCACGGATCATCTGAAATGGCAATGGATGTGATTACGCCGCAATGTCCATGAGCTTGCTCTACTTATCGTACATCGGGCTGATAATAGGGAGCCAGAAAATCTCTATAGCGCTGACGCAGTTGTTTGCCAATTTTATAGAGCTCCACTTTAGCGCCCTGTCAAAAGAGAATTGCACTTTAATTCGAGTAATCTTATTTGTGTTTGCCAAATACTCACGTTTGTCAGCGCCCCCCA of the Drosophila ananassae strain 14024-0371.13 chromosome 2R, ASM1763931v2, whole genome shotgun sequence genome contains:
- the LOC6493622 gene encoding venom acid phosphatase Acph-1; the protein is MPKYFGLLALIFSCGLIVRGGLVPQVEVPEIPDEVSLDAEGPKDSNTTSTKSTLKLVHVLFRHGPRTPVNTYPKDPYINETYEPYGWGALTNGAKVELYKIGKQLRQRYRDFLAPYYQPDMIRAQSSESPRTMMSLQMVLAGLFPPENTPLEWNLMLNWQPIPIFMEPEETDLRIRMKASCPRYDEAVLEIFDLPEVKKIHEENSQLLQELSDFTGLNVTHAHDVTNIFISLQTEQTYGLKLPEWTKDYYPEKMLPLAALSYVYDAYTAEMRKLKGGYFIEFLLNQIQSKISGKLKPADRRMFISCGHDWTISNILSALDVWEGQMPRFSALIAFELHQKEETGEYFLELYFQNDPDQEPKQLQIPGCEKQCPISKLVELTKDVLPDAPYKDLCKPKRTLNGAKITYH
- the LOC6493623 gene encoding venom acid phosphatase Acph-1 isoform X1, translated to MPRSHFTRRHCLAMTGGLIASAVLIWCFAHSTMESTAKLYDPGTDKSTLELLHVVFRHGPRTPADTYPKDPYVNETYYPFGWGQITNNGKRELFNIGTWLRKRYGKFLAPHYSPDSVYAQATGVPRTHMTMQTVLAAFFPPKGTDMEWNSRFNWQPIPVFSQELNQDTLLLVRTPCPRYFEALNEVYELPEVKAEIEPYLEMFKELEELTGLPFKEPEDVQSLYLTLLAEQEWGLELPEWTHSYFPEKLQFLAEQSYIYNVYTPEMQKIKGGPFLKKMFDEMQAKRNGTLKPSSRKLFIYTGHDSTVVNILSALKVWERQLPRYSSMILFELHKNKTTGDYWVEIYFRNDPKAPAQKLVLPGCDFQCPLDKLLAVTKDVVPTEADADRCQSRNGAFTEPPLRGP
- the LOC6493623 gene encoding venom acid phosphatase Acph-1 isoform X2 yields the protein MTMQTVLAAFFPPKGTDMEWNSRFNWQPIPVFSQELNQDTLLLVRTPCPRYFEALNEVYELPEVKAEIEPYLEMFKELEELTGLPFKEPEDVQSLYLTLLAEQEWGLELPEWTHSYFPEKLQFLAEQSYIYNVYTPEMQKIKGGPFLKKMFDEMQAKRNGTLKPSSRKLFIYTGHDSTVVNILSALKVWERQLPRYSSMILFELHKNKTTGDYWVEIYFRNDPKAPAQKLVLPGCDFQCPLDKLLAVTKDVVPTEADADRCQSRNGAFTEPPLRGP